The Pseudorasbora parva isolate DD20220531a chromosome 21, ASM2467924v1, whole genome shotgun sequence sequence GCTAATTAAATTAAAGGTCACCAGGAGAATAATGCATCTGTCTTGAGCGATGCTTTTCTGTCGTCTTCTCTTACTAATGGTTAAAAGAACTCGTCCTATAATGCATAATGAACTCTGCATGCAAGGAGTTGCAGATAAAGGCACACTGTAATAATCTTGCTGATGTTTACATGCTGTTATATTACTTATGAAAAGGGCTGCTGGAAGAttcttttaatataaaaatcatCGTATGTCTTTGGAACAGCAGGAGGGAAAGTGAATAATAACATTGTTTTCACTTTTCCTGTGAGCTTTTCTTTTGGAGGCTCTTGCTTTAGGAGGAAGCTGTAGCATTGTACCGTTTATCAAGTCATTAGGTAATTAGATCTAAATAACCTGGCTCTTATCTCATGACAAGGTTAATAATGGAAGCTAAATGTTTTGCTCTGTGAACACCCTCACTGTTCTCGAATTAGTGTTCTGCATCAGATCTGTTACTGAAAGAGGCGAATGCAGTTTGAgtcatagtgtgtgtgtgtgtgtgcgtgcgtgcgtgcgtgcgtgcgtgcgtgcgtgcgtgcgtgcgtgctgATTTTGAGGTAACACGTATGTAATTCTGTGGAACGGATTAGTAACGTTTGCATCGACGTGAAACGCTGTTTGCCACCCATTGTACTTGCATAATATTTCCAATGCATTTCTATAAAAAACAGGacattcaattaaaaaataaaggcGTGCCCTAGATTTTATCCATTGGGAGTTGATTGGATTATAAAAAGTGTGTATTAGATTATTAAATTGACTCGGTGGTTGGAGAGGAGATGTCATCCAAATACAATTGTACACaatgcacaaataaataattgacaaaaatgtgCACAATTTCAATTTCATAATTATTTTGAACAGAGCTAAGGAATACACTTTTTTGTTGCTGAAAATGCTTTTACTTGGAAGTATTGACAAAAGCAGACTTGGCATCATCAACCAAGTGAGCATCACGGCTCCAGCATGTCTGCGCTACATCTCGGGCGTAATGCTTGAGAGTTCACCGCCTCATGCACATTCATCGAGAGAGGGATTTTACACATGgtcagacagagagaaagatgGTAATGTTCACAGTTAAAGGTCAATATAATGAATTAGGGCTATTCCTCTGCCACTTGACTCTGGCCTTTTGTTAACTTGAATGTCAGCACCATTATGCTCCTCAGTCTTTCACGTTTTTGCTTTCTGTAGTATTTCAATCCTGTGACCCCACATGGTCCCATAAAACCATGCAGAGTTTGCGCTGGTCCCCTTGCAGTGGTAGCCATTTTCACTGCAGCAATTCTTTTCTGATTTTTTGCTGACATGAGAACTTTCTTATGAACCTTAGCATATGAAATATGCAGCATAATTTCATCATCTATGGTCTGTTGGACTTCATTTCATTTGCACTTGTTCTAAATTGTCAGCATCGCATCTCATGCATGAAACAAGAAGAAACAAAGTCTGTAAAAGTATGGTTGGTAATGAATACTGCAGGTCTCTTTTAGTGCAGATGATGAATGCATTACATGGTGCACAGTTTTTAATGACTTCGAGAGGTGAGTCACAAAGGCAGTTTGTATAATGTGTGTAaggtgtgtgtacatgtgtgttACAGTGGGTAAGTGGAGCTGTAAAGCAAGCATCATGTTACGTATTCAGATTAACACCTCAGCACACATGAGAACATGAATGCATGTACTCATGCATCGACCTCCACATGTGCACAATCATCAtaaaatgtgatcattttgagATTATCAGCATTAGCCAGGAGCCATTATTAATttgtattaactctttccctgccaacgTGAAAAAAGTTGCCCGCCAGCATTTTTGGTCATTTTTACAAGtttcatggcccccagaatatttagttgtgtgaatatctgaacatgatatatatcaaaagaaagaacagagcctctgcctttaaacaacaaaactgttttattctagcttcatgcattctttttttatcaacactttaGTGTGGGTAAgcttcataaaaaataaaattagcaaAAAGCTAAGGaaacatttttgtcaaagaccaaaacacagatgaagtagatggagtccatcaacacccccagagcttcacagtcctgtagctcatcctgtGTCGTCATTTCATTCAGTGACATTAGGCAGTGTTGATTTATACGCTGTTTAATGTTGgtgatcacattattttacatatgcatctgcttacatatgaTATTGCTTGCTTCTGCTTATTCTTCGCCTGTGTTTTCATCTAaagattctgtactctttcagacgccccctaccgtataagaGTATAATGGCCTTCAGCCATCCTGCTCTTTAGATATTAGTATTATCATCAGTTACTGACAACCATATCCATAAATTACTCATTTTGACCATGTAAACTGTGTTAGAATCAGCAGAATATATTTAGACATAACCAATCCACTATTGCTTCTGTTATTTGGTCCACAGTGGAGATCCAGATAAATGTGATATTTGGGGAAACACTCCCCTTCACCTGGCGGCAGCTAACGGCCATCTGAACTGTCTGTcctttctggtgtcctttggcACTAATGTGTGGTGCTTGGACAATGACTACCACACGCCATTGGACATGGCGGCCTCTAGGGGCCACATGGAATGTGTGCGATATCTGGACTCCATCGCCGCCAAACAGATCACCATCAACCCCAAACTGGTGAGCAAACTGAAGGACCGTGCCTTCCGTAATGCAGAGAAACGCATTACGAACTGTGAAAAGCTCCAGCGCAAACATCACGAACGCATGGAGAAGCATTTCTTGAGAGAGAGCGCTGCGATGGACACGTCGGACACAATGAGTTACAGCAGTTTCAGCAGCACCTTAAGCCGAAGGATCCCTCAGTTCAACACCCTCGACTCCAACATGACATACTCACAGGTACTGTATCTGAACTCATGGGTACAAAAGGGCATCGAACCGGCAGCAACACTCAACATTAAACCTTTGCTTAACCATTGGGTAAATAAAAGCAGCGGTGTCCAATCCTACTCCCAGAGGGCCACAATCCTGCAGAGTTTATCTCCAGTCAAACACACCTTAACTAGCTATTCAGGGTCTTCAAGATCACTGAAAACTTTCAGGCAAGTGTGTTTGGGCAGGTTGAGGGACAtttggccctccaggagcaggttTGGACACCCCTGAATAAGAGTGTAGTATGTCACCAATAAGACTGCATTTCTGAATTTCAACTGAATTTGAGTTGAAATAGTTGCCTAATATGGAGATTCATGCTTGATTTTATGTTCTCATAGTAATATAGCTTAAATATGAAAACCTGTTACTTAAgccctgtttacacctagtATTAAGATGTGTTATGGTCTTACAGATCACAAGTggacaatgctaaataaaggtGTAAATGGATCTACAgtgttttgagcttgtccactttcgacAGCTTCCAGGGGTAGTGGAAAAGGCATTTGAGACACAAGATACTCATGAAGTCGAATGCATTCAAGCAGTCACAAAACACCCCCTACTCTCCGTCTACTGACCTAATGCGTAAATATATAGGTAAGCAGACTAGTCGGACGGGATTTATACTTTCTCGGTTGAAGACctaagtttggtttgaagatgaaaacTGTACCAAGCAGTGTTCTCTCACTATTCCTGATTTCTTAAATGCACTCACTGTGTTTGGCATGGTTTCGCAGCTATCTGAGCATAAATGAAAGCTGCTGCTCTCCAAATGTTTTTCCATTGTGTCCGTGTGCATTCCTATGTAAATGACACGTGCATAGTTTGTCCATTAGATTGAAAGATCTGTAAAAAGCCATACATTTACCcgcccatagaccctccccttGAAGAAATTTGAACCAGAaagaaatatcatgtatacgtGTCTCTCTCGTCTAAatgtgatccgatcgaccaaaatgcatcttaaaaCAAGGTGCTATAAAAGTCTTAGAAGGGGGTGTCTACATACTCAAACTCTGTTAAACAATGAGCAGTAGATTGCAACATTTGCTAGTTCGGTCCCCATCCCATGAGTTATCACAATTGTGCCCTTGTCCAACGGCCCAGGATGCTCAATGTCCCCCTGATataaatgtactactgtacactaCTTTGGATAACACGTTCACTAAAGGAATACTTTTTTAATTTGTCTTTACAGGCAACGCTTCAGTCAACAACTAGAGGCCGAACCAAGATTTTGCGGCGTCTTGAGAAGAAGAAGCAAAGTGATGGAACATTCAAGATTTCCGAAGATGGCCGAAGGAGTGTTCGCTCGCTCTCCGGTCTTCAGCTGGGCAACGACGTCATGTTCATGAAACAGGGTACATATGTCAACCCACGCCAGCAGTCCAATCCTCGACTCAACATCCGTAACATGTTTTCTGGTAAACAGGACATTAGGGAAGACGAAGATGATGAGGTAGACACTGTTTCCCGGGCACTCAGTGATCCAGGTCTGTATGATGCTGCATACTCCGAAATAAGTACTGATTCCGGCCGGGACTCTTTGTTCAACCGCCCAGGACTCGGTACCATGGTATTCCGTCGGAATTATGTGACTGATGGGCTTTTCCGAATGGGACAAAATGAGGGCAGCGTGGTGGGGAGTGAACCAGTAGGACGAGCCCCAAACGTCCGCTTACGAGGGAGATTGCCACTACGGTCACCCAGTCTTGATGAAGTCAGCATAGGCAGCTCATTGAGCCTTCAAGAGAGGAATTTACAGGTACAAACTAAATAAATAGATACTATATGGATTCCACTTGTTCTACCACCTGAGCTTGATGGGCAGCTCCGGTCTTGGAGGTCCTGCAGTGTTTATCTCCATCCCCAATCTAACTTTCAAGATTGTGTTTGATTTGGGATATAGCTAAACTCTACAGGACAGTGGGGTTACCCATCCCTGCACTACATGGCCAGAATGTAAACaccaaaaaaacatcaaaaaaacaaGCTCATATATGCTTGTtgaacatttaatttcagtACAAGGGGCATTAATAGAGAGTTGGTTACAGGTTCCACTCTTAAACTTTCCCACTAGATGTTGGAACATGACCGCAGTGATTGGTATCCCAATCAGACACGGCCTAGCACTGGATGTTTTGTGACATAACTCACAGTCTACATTTCCAAATTCTAAACGGTCAAGATTTCCAAAGACGGTGGAAGAGTGTTTGCTCTGTTGGAGAACAACAGTTTATGTGACTGATGAACAACAGGTTAGGACCCAAGACCAGTTGTGAAgaatgaagaccaagagtctttaattaaagaaaacctcttttactgaagaatagtttgcagtttaaTCAGTTTCAAGTCTTACAAGGAGTTTGTAGGCCGTGCTCTCCCATACATACATTTTGCATAGCCATTATACTCTTTCCCAAGGTCTAACTTTAGGTTATATTGTTTCTGATTGCCTAAGAGAAAATAGACAGTCATAGTACATTTCCACTCGTTGACTGATAATCAGATGCACATCTCCACGCTTTCACCCTTGAATTAGGCCGTTGTGACCTTCCACGTTGGGAATAGGTGCCAGCTTGTCCGAAACAATAAATCTCCCTAGGATGCCTTTTGTCCACTTCCAATACTGATCTGTTCAAAAGAATACTAGCGCACATACACAAATACACAGCTTCCTCAAGATTGAAGTTAATAGACACTTTTTCCCAGACTGTGTCTGAAAAGCTTCCTAGAAGAGTGGAAGCTGTAAccatttccctattaatgtaTTTCCAACTGATCCCCAATGTGTTCATTGGGGTTCAGGGCAGGAGATGTGAATGCCATTCAAAGTCTTCCaattacaaaaatacatttctttattgACCTTTGTGCGTCATTCTGGAACAGAAAAGAGCCCTATTTTAGTACAAAATGGTTAGTGTTGAAAAGTTTCCAGAAACTTTCCAGAATTTTTGAAAAACTTTTTCTGAAACTTGTGGAAAACTTTTTCCAGGAAATTTACCAGAAACCTTTACAACCCTACAAATTGCTTGACTTtatgattttctttaaaattcaTAATAATTTCTTTAATATGTATGCATACCTGTTAAGTAAAGGTTGGTGTGGTCTAATATGTGCGTGTCCTGTAGGATTTGCCATGGGAGGAAGGAGACCTGGGTTTGGAGGAGGAGGATGACGAACTACAGCCATCGTCGGCTCCTTTGGAAGTGTTCCTGGCATCTCAGGGACTGAGTGACTTCCTGTCCATCTTCAATCGAGAGCAGATGGACCTGGAGGCGTTGCTGTTATGCTCTGAGCAGGACCTCACTAGCATCCACATCCCACTCGGACCTCGCAAAAAACTTCTGGATACGTGCAGCCGACGCAACCGCGTTATCGATGGAGCTGGCGGCATGCAAGACACTATTCTgtaaaagagtgtgtgtgtgtgtctgttattGACTTTTCCAAAACATGGTGTACTCCCTTGCTGCCTGCTTAGGTGACTGCTTTTTAAGGCAGCATCCTAGCTGAATTGTATCCTCATTGGCAGCAACTAAACTTGGTACACAAATAGAGCTTCTCACGCAAAGTGCATGGGAGACTTGACTCCCAGCTGATACATGATACACACAAGTATGGAGTAAATCTATTTAATTGGAGTATTTTTTATCAGTACTTTATAACCAGCATTTCTCTCATCTTGTCCACCATTTTGGATGAATTTTGTTCTCTGAGCTCGTTGCATTCCAGGATTTATTTCTCTGCAAAGGGTACATGCCATGCTGTCTGAAAGCCAAAACGATGTATTTTAGGAGGCAGTATAATAATGCTATGATAATTACACTGCCTACTTTTTAGAACCCCTTTTCTTCTCATGTCAATGATGCCTCAACTGACCCTGTTTACAAAATGTGCATCCCCGGTCTTAAGGTGCATTCACATCATTTCACAGGCAtcttatgttcatattattccAAATAAAAGATGTTTTGGCTTTGtatttttatgagaaaaaaaacttgCTCTTTCTCTGAAATGACTGTTTTACTGCTAGCGTCTTTGCAGGCTattgaataatattaatatagcCGTTTCATTTTAAAATCCACGACATTGCAGAAGTAAAATGTGGTTGCACAATGCAGTTCACATGTTTAAAATGCTTCTTACCTCTGCATTTGGAAcagagcctgtgtgtgtgtgtgtgtgtgtgtgtgtgtgtgtgtgtgtgtgtgtgtgtgtgtgtgtgtgtgtgtgtgtgtgtgtgtgtgtgtgtgtgtgtgtgtgtgtgtgtgtgtgtgtgtgtgtgtgtgtgtgcgcatgagTGAGGAAAACAACTGCCTCCTTGTGGCTGGGAGAAAAACTACAGGTCTTCTATGGTCTCGCATGACTTTCTATGCAGCACTGTTTCTTGCTCACAAATCTATCTATTGATCTATTTGGAGAATTCAGTCAATATGCAGTTATAAATGCCCTTGTTGTTTTGTGGTATAATTGGCATAAACTCTTAATCTGACCTGCTATTTACCAGCACGGGGATCAACACATTGAGGTTCCTGATTCACTCTGTGCATGGTCATGCATATGGATACTGTATTTTTAGGACTACTGTAAATTCGAGTAATTTGCAATAATAATTTGAATGATCAACTACATCAACTCACACCAGGAATTGAGGCTTTGCCACATGCAGCCCAGCTTAAATGTGAGAATGTGATTTGCTAGTAATGGAGCAAAAATCtatatgcactatattgccaaaagtattgtgaTACCCTGAATCATTgaagagcagtggagacatgttctctggagtgaccaatcacgcttctctgtctggcaatccgatggacaagtctgggtttgaccgttgccaggagaacgggacttgcctgaagGCATTGTGccgagtgtaaagtttggtggagagggattatggtgtggggttgtttttcaggggttggcttggccctttagttccagtgaaaggcactcttaatgcttcagcataccaagacattttggacaatttcatgctcccaactttgtgggaacagtttggtgacggccccttcctgtcccaacatgactgcgctccagtgcacaaagcgtcggtccataacgacatggatgaggagtttggtgtggagaacttgactggcctgcacagagtcctgagctcaacccgatagaacagctttgggacgaattagagcggagactgagagccaggccttctcgtccaacatcagtgcctgacctcacaaatgagcttctagaagaatgggcaaaaatccccataaacacactcctaaaccttgaggaaagccttcccagaagagctgaggctgttagagagggtgggccgactccatattaaaccctacggattaacaatgggatggcattaaagctcatgtaaaggcaggcgtcccaaaacttttggaaaTATAGTGTATCAGGGCTTTAATTTCCACAAATTTTCTCAGATTAcgttaaattatgtttttattcatctCTTAATTTCAAGCATTTAAGCAGAAACATTTAGTCTTTAACATCAAACATCCAGGTCAGATATATCCAAACTTGCCTTGTCGCTTACTGTATATGCAAACATTATATCATTTGTGCAATTTGGAACTGAATTTTTATATATGGGATTATGTTTAtagttgtgtgtgtatataggaCATTATTGAAAGCACATTGCAGTTTAACTTATGGGAAAGTTACTGTATGCATTCTCCGGATGAAAGTCATTGTATGTTATACTGACTCCCGCTGAGAGATGGCTGGAGTTTGGGTGTGTGTGGAATGTCTTTATGGCCACCGGATGTTTGTACAGTTGTATTGATGTTCTGTACGGTTCTGTGTCGAGCAGGTGGCATGTTTGTTCTGGAGACTGTGTTCCTCTGCTATCTGCTCATTTATGGGTGTGTGTGCAGCAGGATTGAGAGGCTGACATGCTGAAAGCTGATATAACTCTTGTTACTTTATCTCTCTGTACAACACACTCCATCTTCATCTATACGTATAGCTACACTGCTATCCCATCTCTCATTTATGGTAGTAATGCTTTATTTGTTCCTGTGCCTTTTTCCTCTCATCTTTTGAAGTcttgcatattttttttataatactcaCAATATATTTATCATATTGTATGATTGTCCCTAACTATGCcaggtcatatttcaccctataaaatcaaaataaatatgtaCCTCACATTTTCAGGGTAGCCAAATGCCAGTATTTTCAGTGACAAATGTGGATAGTTgtgttaaaatgttaatttaataaaCTAGTCATTATTACCAGTTGCGAATTGACCTGTGTTTGAGTTATTTcatgtatgtgtgttttaatgttGTTTGTATTCAGTGCACTGTGTAGAATCGCTCACATCCTTCCtgcttttctctttctttctttctttctttctttctttctttctttctttctttctttctttctttctttctttctttctttctttcttttttctctgacccatcgtTCTTTTGCTGAAACCTTTCTTTTGTCTTCTGCCAAGTAGAGtaaaagggagagagagagagagagagagagagagagagagagagagagagagagagagggagagagagagagagaaggctTTGCTGAACACATGAGCGAGTCAACagataagagagagagagacggttTATTATATGGCTGTGTGAGGAGTGTTATCTGTGTGTGATTCAGGACACTGCGTGCGTTCACATGCACATCAGTAAactgataactcacaaatatcagcttattaaaaCAACCAGTTTCCTCCGTTTACATGCGTTAGGGTTGTAAATTAACAAcccaagtaaaccgcgtttacacaactttattaataaaccgggttatttccttgtagtgacgtcaaaataataatttccatATCTGACTCAATAGtatttcaaatgttacgtcagttgtgatttaataaagtgtattagCGGGAGATTTTCAGCTCATATTATCTCTCAAGCAGTTCCTGATGccgcgttttgactgaacctcatCTACATCTGCTGTATGACATGAGAACATATATTTAtcattttctgggtcttaaaagagtctgtgtTTGGGATATATCCCCTTCTTTCTTTCACGCAAAACACTCACTCtatctggatgcgtttaaatctgctctaatgTGCGTTTtagtcacctatcacacatgcgcacttcaataagccgaaaGAAAGCAgattaatgtgtttacatggCGCGCGAAATTGGGGAGGCAAAAAACTAGCCTACCTTTTTCGACAGGTTTATGtttataaaagaaaacgtgTTAACCGCGTTCTCCTCATAGAACTCTTTGACCTTGCAGGGACATTTTTGATCCTCATGAGGAAACCGATGAATGAAATTTAGcctatgtattttttaaaaatgtaaaaaagcatacttgggtttagggttaggggaaagaatacagtttgtacagtagcCTATCATACGTCCCATAAAATATGGaaatcaagtgtgtgtgtgtgtgtgtgtgtgtgtgtgtgtgctttagtGTGTGGTGTTCTTGTTTTCTTGCAGCTCTAAGGACACTCCTGCCAAAGGCATCGCCGTgggaacgagagagagagagagagagagagagagagagagagagagagagagagagagagagagagagagagagagagagagagagagagagagagagagagagagagagagagtctgttTCTAGCGCAGTCAGCACTAAAGTCCTCTCCAGCTTGTTTCGCGGACGGGACGGGTACGTGAGCCATGCGTCTCTGAGCACTCGCGCTATCATGCAGAACATTCCAGAGAAGAGGAGAGAGAGCGGGCGCGCGTCCCGGGATGGGGAAGGACGCGCGGCCGCGGACTCGGAGGGAGACGCGCAGGGGAAGCAGGCGGACGCGGAGCGCGAGACGCTGATGATGGAGCTCACGCGGCTGGTGCAGAAGCGTGTGCGCGAGAGCAGCTGGTGGGAGCGGAGGGGGGTCGACTGCACCATCCTCACCGCAGCCTTCATCAGTTTACCTGCAggtaatgcacacacacacacacacacacactgggagAATCTCATGACACTAACAAAACACACTCCACCGTTATTTTGAAGTCCAGTATGTCATTTA is a genomic window containing:
- the ush1gb gene encoding pre-mRNA splicing regulator USH1G; translated protein: MNDKYHRAARDGHLHLLKDATRKELNAPDEDGMTPTLWAAHHGNLDALRLLVARGGDPDKCDIWGNTPLHLAAANGHLNCLSFLVSFGTNVWCLDNDYHTPLDMAASRGHMECVRYLDSIAAKQITINPKLVSKLKDRAFRNAEKRITNCEKLQRKHHERMEKHFLRESAAMDTSDTMSYSSFSSTLSRRIPQFNTLDSNMTYSQATLQSTTRGRTKILRRLEKKKQSDGTFKISEDGRRSVRSLSGLQLGNDVMFMKQGTYVNPRQQSNPRLNIRNMFSGKQDIREDEDDEVDTVSRALSDPGLYDAAYSEISTDSGRDSLFNRPGLGTMVFRRNYVTDGLFRMGQNEGSVVGSEPVGRAPNVRLRGRLPLRSPSLDEVSIGSSLSLQERNLQDLPWEEGDLGLEEEDDELQPSSAPLEVFLASQGLSDFLSIFNREQMDLEALLLCSEQDLTSIHIPLGPRKKLLDTCSRRNRVIDGAGGMQDTIL